A single genomic interval of Helianthus annuus cultivar XRQ/B chromosome 6, HanXRQr2.0-SUNRISE, whole genome shotgun sequence harbors:
- the LOC110864319 gene encoding methylsterol monooxygenase 1-1 isoform X1 translates to MLPYVSLQEAQTAIGRPLTTAETLWFNYTANMSDYIIYCHNIPIMFLLDTLVPVFYLVMEHMFPTYVAPYKVQPKIKYSLNDHFKCYLLVARGYLLVVPSLLVSYPTVKMIGIRTSLPLPSSTEIILQLIVYFVIEDYTNYWFHRLFHVKWLYENVHKVHHEYTAPIGFATQHAHWVETLVFGIPSILGPALVPGHMVTFLLWLALRQTEAIENHSGKYIPFTAGADYHDYHHYVGGQSQSNFAPVFTYCDYIYGTDKGYRYRKRLLQNKQLKDGSNGGLSCASTSDIKSE, encoded by the exons ATGTTGCCCTACGTTTCCCTGCAAGAGGCTCAAACCGCCATTGGCCGACCTCTCACCACTGCCGAAACCTTATGGTTTAATTACACGGCCAATATGTCCGATTACATCATCTACTGCCACAACATTCCCATTATGTTTCTCCTAGACACTCTTGTACCTGTCTTCTACCTTGTTATGGAACACATGTTTCCTACTTACGTTGCACCTTACAAAGTTCAACCCAAGATTAAGTATTCGTTAAACGATCACTTCAAATGTTACTTGCTTGTAGCGCGAGGGTACCTCCTCGTTGTACCTTCACTGCTCGTCTCTTATCCTACAGTAAAA ATGATTGGTATTCGAACAAGCTTGCCACTACCATCATCGACGGAGATTATATTGCAACTGATTGTCTACTTTGTTATCGAAGACTACACGAACTATTGGTTCCATAGGTTATTTCATGTGAAGTGGCTATATGAGAACGTTCATAAGGTTCATCATGAATACACAGCACCTATTGGGTTTGCAACTCAGCATGCACACTGGGTGGAAACACTGGTCTTTGGTATTCCATCTATTCTGGGACCTGCACTTGTTCCGGGACATATGGTTACATTCTTGTTGTGGCTTGCCTTGAGGCAGACTGAGGCCATTGAAAATCACAGTGG AAAATACATCCCATTTACTGCTGGTGCTGATTACCATGACTATCATCATTACGTAGGAGGCCAAAGCCAAAGCAACTTTGCACCAGTCTTCACTTACTGTGACTACATATATGGTACAGACAAG GGCTATAGGTACCGCAAGAGACTCCTACAGAACAAGCAG TTGAAAGATGGCTCAAATGGTGGTTTGTCATGTGCTTCTACGTCAGATATTAAGTCGGAGTAA
- the LOC110864319 gene encoding methylsterol monooxygenase 1-1 isoform X2 — translation MLPYVSLQEAQTAIGRPLTTAETLWFNYTANMSDYIIYCHNIPIMFLLDTLVPVFYLVMEHMFPTYVAPYKVQPKIKYSLNDHFKCYLLVARGYLLVVPSLLVSYPTVKMIGIRTSLPLPSSTEIILQLIVYFVIEDYTNYWFHRLFHVKWLYENVHKVHHEYTAPIGFATQHAHWVETLVFGIPSILGPALVPGHMVTFLLWLALRQTEAIENHSGYDFPWTFRKYIPFTAGADYHDYHHYVGGQSQSNFAPVFTYCDYIYGTDKGYRYRKRLLQNKQLKDGSNGGLSCASTSDIKSE, via the exons ATGTTGCCCTACGTTTCCCTGCAAGAGGCTCAAACCGCCATTGGCCGACCTCTCACCACTGCCGAAACCTTATGGTTTAATTACACGGCCAATATGTCCGATTACATCATCTACTGCCACAACATTCCCATTATGTTTCTCCTAGACACTCTTGTACCTGTCTTCTACCTTGTTATGGAACACATGTTTCCTACTTACGTTGCACCTTACAAAGTTCAACCCAAGATTAAGTATTCGTTAAACGATCACTTCAAATGTTACTTGCTTGTAGCGCGAGGGTACCTCCTCGTTGTACCTTCACTGCTCGTCTCTTATCCTACAGTAAAA ATGATTGGTATTCGAACAAGCTTGCCACTACCATCATCGACGGAGATTATATTGCAACTGATTGTCTACTTTGTTATCGAAGACTACACGAACTATTGGTTCCATAGGTTATTTCATGTGAAGTGGCTATATGAGAACGTTCATAAGGTTCATCATGAATACACAGCACCTATTGGGTTTGCAACTCAGCATGCACACTGGGTGGAAACACTGGTCTTTGGTATTCCATCTATTCTGGGACCTGCACTTGTTCCGGGACATATGGTTACATTCTTGTTGTGGCTTGCCTTGAGGCAGACTGAGGCCATTGAAAATCACAGTGG GTATGACTTTCCATGGACATTTAGAAAATACATCCCATTTACTGCTGGTGCTGATTACCATGACTATCATCATTACGTAGGAGGCCAAAGCCAAAGCAACTTTGCACCAGTCTTCACTTACTGTGACTACATATATGGTACAGACAAG GGCTATAGGTACCGCAAGAGACTCCTACAGAACAAGCAG TTGAAAGATGGCTCAAATGGTGGTTTGTCATGTGCTTCTACGTCAGATATTAAGTCGGAGTAA